A window of the Synechococcus sp. LTW-R genome harbors these coding sequences:
- a CDS encoding RluA family pseudouridine synthase encodes MSAFGEGEGELLTLTYPKPLPMRLDRWLVAQRPEQSRARIQKFIDAGYVRVNGVTGRAKTPLRQNDTVELWMPPPEPLPYLIPQDIPLDVLYEDGDLIVLNKPAGLTVHPAPGNKDGTLVNGLLHHCPDLPGIGGEMRPGIVHRLDKDTTGCIVVAKSQEALVKLQVQIQKRIASREYLAVVHGAPAGDNGTIVGAIGRHPADRKKYAVVHDGSGRHACTHWTLLERLGDYALMRFKLDTGRTHQIRVHCAHIGHPIVGDPVYSRCRKLPMALPGQALHAFQLGLDHPIRKDRMLFEAPLPEVMEKLLKLLRRRAGVDTPPPASE; translated from the coding sequence GTGAGTGCGTTTGGGGAAGGTGAAGGGGAGCTGCTGACGCTCACTTACCCCAAGCCCCTGCCGATGCGCCTGGATCGTTGGCTGGTGGCCCAGCGCCCGGAGCAGAGCCGGGCCCGGATTCAGAAGTTCATCGACGCCGGCTATGTCCGCGTCAACGGGGTGACGGGACGGGCCAAAACCCCCCTGCGTCAGAACGACACGGTGGAGCTCTGGATGCCGCCGCCGGAGCCGCTTCCCTACCTGATTCCCCAGGACATTCCCTTGGATGTCCTCTATGAGGACGGGGACCTGATCGTGCTGAACAAGCCCGCCGGCCTCACGGTGCATCCGGCCCCTGGTAACAAGGACGGCACGCTGGTCAACGGTCTCCTGCACCACTGCCCCGATCTGCCCGGCATCGGCGGTGAGATGCGTCCGGGGATCGTGCATCGCCTCGACAAGGACACCACCGGCTGCATCGTCGTGGCCAAAAGCCAGGAGGCGTTGGTGAAGCTGCAGGTGCAGATCCAGAAGCGCATTGCCTCCCGGGAATATCTGGCGGTGGTCCATGGCGCACCAGCCGGAGACAACGGAACGATCGTGGGGGCCATCGGCCGCCATCCCGCCGACCGCAAGAAGTACGCGGTGGTGCACGACGGCTCAGGGCGCCATGCCTGCACCCACTGGACCCTGCTGGAGCGCTTGGGTGACTACGCCTTGATGCGCTTCAAGCTCGACACTGGTCGCACCCACCAGATCCGCGTCCACTGCGCCCACATCGGCCACCCGATCGTTGGTGATCCCGTCTACTCACGCTGCCGCAAGTTGCCCATGGCCCTGCCGGGTCAGGCGCTGCATGCCTTCCAGCTCGGTCTGGATCACCCGATCCGCAAGGACCGGATGCTGTTTGAGGCGCCCCTGCCGGAGGTGATGGAGAAACTGCTCAAGCTCCTGCGGCGGCGGGCAGGCGTGGACACGCCTCCACCAGCGTCCGAGTGA
- a CDS encoding ABC transporter ATP-binding protein: MAAPAHPAAVLELQGLRVRYPGSTSNTLDGLNLRLHAGERLALVGPSGCGKSTVARAVLQLLPQGSRCQGSLRLNGRDPRGLRRSELRRLRGEAVGLVFQDPMTRLNPLMTIGEHLADTLSEHRPAWQQAQIRERAQSLLQRVGISDERYGSYPHEFSGGMRQRLAIALAMALRPALVIADEPTTSLDVAVAGQVMQELCDLCQEAGSALLLISHDLAMAGRWCDHIAVLDQGRLVEQAAATTLLTRPQSPLAQRLVGAARAREGGLTPAPSNAAPLLELEELRCWHPLPGLPWQARWYRAVDGVSLQLRHGETIGVVGASGCGKSTLCRALMGLTPVRGGSVKLKGVDLMRLRGEALRQARRRIQMVFQDPLACLNPAMTVGEAIADPLLIHGLASPSAAREQARQWLEAVGLQPPEAFEARLPRQLSGGQQQRVAIARALVLEPQVLLCDESVSMLDAEVQAEVLQLLRSLQDRLGLGLIFVTHDLSVASGFCQRVVVLDGGQIVEEGPGDQLLSQPQAAITRTLVEACPRLPAAAGA; encoded by the coding sequence ATGGCCGCCCCAGCCCATCCCGCTGCGGTCCTGGAGCTGCAAGGCCTGCGTGTCCGCTACCCGGGGAGCACGAGCAACACCCTGGATGGCCTCAACCTGCGGCTGCACGCCGGCGAGCGGCTGGCCCTGGTGGGGCCCAGCGGTTGCGGCAAAAGCACCGTCGCGCGAGCCGTGTTGCAACTGCTGCCCCAAGGCAGTCGCTGCCAAGGGAGCCTGCGGCTGAACGGACGTGATCCGAGGGGCCTGCGGCGCTCGGAGCTGCGGCGGCTGCGGGGCGAGGCGGTGGGCCTGGTCTTTCAGGACCCGATGACCCGGCTCAACCCGCTGATGACCATCGGCGAACACCTTGCCGACACCCTCAGCGAGCACCGTCCGGCCTGGCAGCAGGCCCAAATCCGGGAAAGGGCCCAATCCCTGCTGCAGCGGGTCGGGATTTCAGACGAGCGCTACGGCAGCTACCCCCATGAATTCAGCGGCGGGATGCGGCAGCGGCTCGCCATTGCCCTGGCCATGGCCCTGCGTCCGGCCCTGGTGATTGCCGATGAACCCACCACCAGCCTCGATGTGGCCGTGGCCGGGCAAGTCATGCAGGAGCTCTGCGATCTCTGCCAAGAAGCCGGCAGTGCCCTCTTGCTGATCAGCCATGACCTAGCGATGGCCGGGCGCTGGTGCGATCACATCGCCGTCCTCGACCAGGGCCGCCTGGTGGAGCAGGCAGCGGCGACCACGCTGCTCACCCGCCCCCAATCCCCCCTGGCCCAGCGCTTGGTGGGCGCTGCGCGAGCCCGGGAGGGGGGCCTGACACCCGCCCCCTCCAATGCCGCCCCTCTACTGGAGCTGGAGGAACTGCGCTGCTGGCATCCCCTGCCGGGGTTGCCATGGCAGGCCCGTTGGTACCGGGCCGTCGATGGGGTCAGCCTGCAGCTGCGCCATGGGGAAACAATCGGCGTGGTGGGGGCCTCCGGTTGCGGCAAAAGCACCCTCTGCCGCGCCCTGATGGGCCTGACTCCGGTGCGGGGCGGCAGCGTGAAGCTCAAGGGGGTCGATCTGATGCGCCTGCGGGGCGAAGCCCTGCGCCAAGCCCGGCGCCGCATTCAGATGGTGTTCCAGGACCCCCTGGCCTGCTTAAACCCCGCGATGACCGTTGGGGAAGCGATTGCCGATCCGCTCTTGATCCATGGGCTCGCCAGCCCGAGTGCCGCCCGGGAGCAAGCCCGCCAGTGGCTCGAGGCGGTCGGGCTGCAGCCGCCGGAAGCCTTCGAAGCTCGGCTGCCCCGCCAACTCTCCGGCGGTCAGCAGCAACGGGTCGCGATCGCGCGGGCCCTCGTGCTCGAACCGCAGGTGCTGCTCTGCGACGAGAGCGTGAGCATGCTCGATGCCGAGGTGCAAGCGGAAGTGCTGCAACTGCTGCGCTCCCTCCAGGACCGGCTCGGCTTGGGGCTGATCTTTGTCACCCACGACCTCTCCGTGGCCAGCGGCTTCTGTCAGCGGGTCGTGGTGCTCGATGGCGGCCAGATCGTCGAAGAGGGCCCGGGCGATCAGCTGCTCAGCCAGCCTCAGGCCGCGATCACTCGGACGCTGGTGGAGGCGTGTCCACGCCTGCCCGCCGCCGCAGGAGCTTGA